From a single Pseudobutyrivibrio xylanivorans genomic region:
- the ftsH gene encoding ATP-dependent zinc metalloprotease FtsH: MIIYALFVTVVLVILYTSMGNKSTAYSMKQFKKAISKDEVVSVVISQNEQVPTGSATIKLKGDETATLYVSDVNSLQEMLDESEVSYTLNDVPHDSWISELLPMLIVLGAVFILFMIMMNAQGAGGGGANAKMMNFGKSRAKMTSKEDINTRFDDVAGLKEEKEEVEELVDFLKDPKKYTRLGARIPKGVILVGPPGTGKTLLAKAIAGEAGVPFFSISGSDFVEMFVGVGASRVRDLFAEAKQNSPCIVFIDEIDAVARRRGTGMGGGHDEREQTLNQLLVEMDGFGVNEGIIVMAATNRVDILDQAIMRPGRFDRKVYVGRPDVKGREEILKVHASNKSLGDDVDLHQIAQTTVGFTGADLENLLNEAAILAAGENRQYIINDDIKKSFIKVGIGKEKKSRVVAEKEKKITAYHEAGHAILFHVLPDVGPVYSVSIIPTGASAAGYTMPINENDDMFLTKGKMVQDIIVSLGGRVAEELIFDDVTTGASNDIKQATQMARNMVTKYGFSKSIGMIHYGDDDEEVFIGRDLAHTKGFSDATAKAIDDEVKSIIDDCYEKAVKILRENETILHKCANLLLEKEKINRTEFEALFGDEVIDGNTEESLEGVAVEGINWGE; this comes from the coding sequence ATGATTATTTATGCCTTGTTTGTGACTGTAGTCCTGGTGATTCTCTATACAAGCATGGGCAATAAATCTACAGCTTATTCCATGAAACAGTTTAAAAAGGCTATTTCAAAGGATGAGGTCGTATCTGTAGTTATCTCTCAGAACGAACAGGTGCCTACAGGTAGTGCCACTATCAAGCTGAAGGGGGACGAGACCGCCACCCTTTATGTATCTGATGTAAACAGCCTTCAGGAAATGCTGGATGAGAGCGAAGTTTCATATACTTTGAATGATGTCCCTCATGACAGCTGGATTTCTGAACTTTTGCCGATGCTTATTGTCCTTGGTGCGGTTTTCATTCTTTTTATGATTATGATGAATGCCCAGGGAGCAGGCGGCGGTGGGGCCAATGCCAAGATGATGAATTTTGGCAAGAGCCGTGCAAAAATGACCAGCAAAGAGGACATCAATACCCGATTTGATGATGTTGCCGGTCTCAAAGAAGAAAAGGAAGAGGTTGAGGAGCTGGTAGATTTCCTCAAGGATCCTAAGAAATATACAAGACTCGGCGCCAGAATTCCTAAGGGCGTTATTCTTGTGGGCCCTCCTGGAACAGGTAAGACTCTTCTTGCAAAGGCAATTGCTGGAGAGGCAGGAGTACCATTCTTCTCAATCTCTGGTTCTGATTTTGTGGAGATGTTCGTAGGTGTTGGTGCTTCACGTGTCCGCGACCTTTTTGCAGAAGCAAAGCAGAATTCTCCATGTATTGTTTTCATTGATGAGATAGATGCTGTTGCAAGACGCCGTGGTACTGGAATGGGCGGTGGTCATGATGAGCGAGAGCAGACATTGAACCAGCTCCTTGTTGAGATGGATGGCTTCGGTGTGAACGAAGGCATCATTGTTATGGCTGCTACTAACCGTGTGGATATTCTTGACCAGGCTATCATGCGTCCAGGACGTTTTGACAGAAAGGTTTATGTAGGTCGTCCAGATGTTAAGGGTCGTGAGGAAATCCTCAAGGTCCATGCTTCAAATAAATCACTTGGTGATGATGTTGATTTGCACCAGATTGCCCAGACTACAGTTGGCTTCACAGGCGCAGATTTGGAGAATTTATTAAACGAGGCAGCTATTCTTGCGGCAGGTGAGAATCGCCAGTACATCATCAATGATGATATTAAAAAATCCTTTATTAAGGTTGGCATCGGCAAGGAAAAGAAGAGCCGTGTCGTTGCTGAAAAGGAAAAGAAGATTACTGCATATCATGAGGCTGGACATGCAATTTTGTTCCATGTGCTTCCTGATGTAGGGCCTGTATATTCTGTTTCCATTATTCCTACAGGTGCTAGCGCTGCTGGTTATACAATGCCTATTAATGAAAATGACGATATGTTCCTGACTAAGGGGAAGATGGTTCAGGATATTATTGTTTCCCTTGGTGGTCGTGTGGCTGAGGAGCTTATTTTTGATGATGTGACCACCGGAGCATCAAATGATATTAAGCAGGCTACACAGATGGCTAGAAATATGGTTACTAAATATGGCTTCTCAAAGAGCATCGGCATGATTCATTATGGCGATGATGACGAGGAAGTTTTCATCGGAAGGGATTTGGCTCATACAAAGGGCTTTTCAGATGCTACAGCAAAGGCTATCGATGACGAGGTTAAGAGTATCATCGATGATTGTTATGAAAAAGCTGTGAAAATTTTGCGAGAGAATGAAACAATTCTACACAAATGTGCTAATCTATTGTTAGAAAAAGAAAAGATTAACCGCACAGAGTTCGAAGCTTTATTTGGAGATGAAGTGATAGATGGAAATACCGAAGAAAGCCTCGAAGGAGTCGCTGTAGAAGGTATTAA
- the tilS gene encoding tRNA lysidine(34) synthetase TilS: protein MAKKKRNNVRRRKKTSTGRIYVAVIMLFMIGVMMVQVVRLYDKNEELKKKEESLQLELDAANEKGQQLKEQEEYVGSDEYIENEASQKLGLTHDNWIIFKENKIREYIDKNDMLSKGDRVVLGLSGGPDSVCLFFVLLGLRDEYDLTIYALHVNHCIRGEDADGDQAYVEELCRQFEVPVRTLKIDVPALARESGRGLEEEARLARYQAFEDYAKELDNDGHETKIVIAHNADDNAETVLFHMVRGSGLDGMCGIAPKRGRIIRPLLEVPKKEIMELLEENQIDYCIDETNSDVNYDRNKIRHNIIPEFQDINPKALTHITEMTNRLTEVAEYISIEAHGLLQIAKEDGDKLRKRTIATAPRVIASQALKDYLSRFMPQQKDVSATHIETILGLLNEDGERQVKLPYKKTLIISYETIYVVEDEGGEAESGEPLESDFSFREFDYEQGVKYPTDTYTKWFDCDRITDNVVIRTRAEGDYLTIDAVGNHKSIQDYFVDAKIPRHLRDTIPLVCDGSHVMWVVGYRISEFYKISNDTTRVLEIVYGGTQNE, encoded by the coding sequence ATGGCGAAGAAAAAGAGAAATAATGTTAGAAGACGAAAGAAAACCTCTACAGGTAGAATATATGTTGCAGTAATCATGCTTTTCATGATAGGCGTGATGATGGTGCAGGTTGTGCGTCTCTACGACAAGAATGAGGAGCTCAAGAAAAAGGAAGAGTCTCTTCAGCTTGAACTTGATGCAGCCAATGAAAAGGGCCAGCAGTTAAAGGAACAGGAAGAATACGTCGGCAGCGACGAATATATAGAAAATGAGGCTTCACAGAAGCTTGGACTGACACATGACAATTGGATCATTTTTAAAGAAAACAAGATTAGGGAGTACATCGACAAAAATGATATGTTATCTAAAGGCGACAGAGTGGTCTTGGGTTTATCCGGAGGACCTGATTCTGTGTGCCTTTTTTTTGTACTCTTAGGACTGAGGGATGAATATGACCTGACAATTTATGCCCTCCATGTAAATCATTGCATAAGAGGCGAGGATGCAGATGGCGATCAGGCCTATGTGGAGGAGCTTTGCAGGCAATTCGAGGTGCCTGTTAGAACTCTTAAAATCGATGTACCAGCATTGGCAAGAGAATCCGGCAGAGGCCTTGAGGAAGAGGCACGCCTAGCAAGATATCAGGCATTTGAGGATTATGCTAAGGAATTGGACAATGACGGACATGAAACAAAAATCGTCATTGCTCACAATGCAGACGATAATGCTGAGACTGTTCTTTTCCACATGGTAAGAGGTTCGGGACTTGATGGTATGTGCGGAATTGCACCTAAACGAGGCAGAATTATTCGTCCTCTTCTTGAGGTTCCAAAGAAAGAAATTATGGAGCTCTTGGAAGAGAATCAGATTGATTACTGCATAGATGAGACTAATTCAGATGTAAATTATGACAGAAATAAAATCCGACACAATATAATTCCAGAATTTCAGGACATCAACCCTAAAGCTTTGACACATATTACCGAAATGACTAATAGACTGACTGAGGTAGCTGAGTATATTTCTATCGAGGCGCATGGTCTTCTTCAAATTGCAAAGGAGGATGGCGATAAGCTGCGAAAGCGAACCATTGCCACTGCGCCAAGGGTTATTGCAAGTCAGGCACTGAAGGACTATTTGAGCAGATTTATGCCTCAGCAAAAGGATGTTAGTGCAACTCATATAGAGACAATTCTTGGCCTTTTAAACGAGGACGGAGAGCGTCAGGTGAAGCTTCCATATAAAAAGACTTTGATTATATCTTATGAGACTATATATGTGGTGGAAGATGAAGGGGGTGAAGCGGAGAGTGGAGAACCCTTAGAATCGGATTTTTCCTTTAGAGAATTCGATTATGAACAGGGCGTGAAATACCCTACAGATACCTATACTAAATGGTTTGATTGTGATAGAATAACGGATAATGTTGTTATAAGAACCCGTGCTGAAGGGGATTATCTGACTATAGATGCAGTAGGAAATCATAAATCCATTCAGGATTATTTTGTGGATGCAAAAATCCCTCGTCACCTTCGTGACACGATTCCTCTTGTTTGCGATGGAAGCCACGTTATGTGGGTTGTCGGATATAGAATCAGCGAATTTTACAAAATCTCTAATGATACCACTCGCGTCTTAGAGATAGTATATGGAGGAACACAGAATGAGTGA
- the hpt gene encoding hypoxanthine phosphoribosyltransferase, whose amino-acid sequence MSENIRVLLPEDELAARIAELGAQISKDYEGETVFLVCILKGASFFACELAKRITVPVIIDFMATSSYDGGTVSSGVVKVKKDLDLDPTGQNVIIVEDIIDSGNTLNYLGQLFKERGAKSVRMVTMLDKPDRREVDVHVDYTGFTIPDQFVVGYGLDYDQKYRNLPYIGVVELD is encoded by the coding sequence ATGAGTGAGAACATCAGAGTCCTTTTACCAGAGGATGAATTAGCTGCCCGTATTGCGGAGCTTGGAGCACAAATCAGCAAGGATTACGAAGGTGAGACAGTATTTTTGGTTTGTATCCTTAAGGGTGCTTCATTTTTTGCCTGCGAGCTTGCTAAGAGAATTACAGTGCCAGTTATCATTGATTTCATGGCTACATCAAGCTACGATGGAGGCACCGTATCATCGGGCGTGGTAAAGGTAAAGAAGGACCTTGATTTAGATCCAACAGGTCAGAACGTTATCATCGTGGAGGATATCATCGACAGTGGAAACACTCTTAATTACCTTGGCCAGCTTTTCAAGGAGCGTGGCGCTAAGTCAGTTCGCATGGTGACAATGCTTGATAAGCCGGATCGTCGTGAGGTTGATGTTCACGTTGATTATACAGGCTTTACAATCCCAGATCAGTTTGTTGTTGGTTACGGTTTGGATTATGATCAGAAGTATCGTAATCTCCCATATATTGGCGTAGTTGAGCTAGACTAG
- a CDS encoding HU family DNA-binding protein — MNKTELVAAIASKANISKKDAEASVKAFTEVVAEELKKGEKIQLVGFGTFEVSERAARTGRNPQTGAEMKIPASKAPKFKAGKALKDSIN, encoded by the coding sequence ATGAACAAGACAGAATTAGTAGCAGCTATCGCTAGCAAGGCTAACATTTCTAAGAAGGACGCTGAGGCTTCTGTAAAGGCTTTCACAGAGGTTGTAGCTGAAGAGCTTAAGAAGGGGGAGAAGATCCAGCTCGTAGGCTTCGGTACATTCGAAGTTTCTGAGAGAGCAGCTCGTACAGGTAGAAATCCACAGACAGGCGCTGAGATGAAGATCCCTGCATCTAAGGCTCCTAAGTTCAAGGCTGGTAAGGCATTAAAGGATTCTATCAACTAA
- a CDS encoding RNA-binding S4 domain-containing protein: MRLDKYLKVSRLIKRRTVANEACDSGRVQINGKIAKASTDVKIGDIIEIAFGNKNVKVEVLDIQDTTKKDAAADLFKYL, translated from the coding sequence ATGAGATTAGATAAATACTTAAAAGTAAGTAGACTGATAAAACGACGCACTGTGGCAAACGAAGCTTGTGACAGCGGGCGTGTACAAATTAATGGAAAAATTGCGAAAGCATCCACTGATGTTAAAATTGGTGATATAATAGAAATAGCATTTGGAAACAAAAATGTTAAAGTTGAGGTCCTGGATATACAGGACACTACTAAAAAGGATGCAGCTGCAGACCTTTTCAAGTATCTTTAA